In Oscillatoria acuminata PCC 6304, a single window of DNA contains:
- a CDS encoding adenylate/guanylate cyclase domain-containing protein: MLIVPFVVQTVGAVAVVGYLSYRNGQKAVNDVATQLRNDISERIKENLTYLVAIPFQSFENYDTALNQNRIDLNNGRDVEQFLWGQLPAFPLVAAAAFVTPNQEFFAGERQDDGEIVIRTSEVENNHTLTTYTTSPEGERREIINAGNPNFDPRKRPYYQIPVQQKQAVWAKLYPHITGKYLYIAAGKPIYTQTGDLQGVWMTSLNLVMFGDFLSNLKIGKTGQSFILERSGEMLATSTGEKPFQYYPDKVVQLPEQRIERLNVVNSSNALTQKASLALLEQFRDFQNIQASHQLKLTVDGKNYFVQVDPFRDGKGIDWLVVVTIPEADFMNQINANNQTTILLCLATLILAILLGILTARRIIRPVERLTTASEAIAQGNLNQQVEVSSIVELGKLANVFNGMTQQLKDSLNALHLANEELEDRVERRTGELRLEKEKSEQLLLNILPAEIADRLMRTNESPAEHFEEATILFADIVGFTTISARIEPMQLVAGLNQIFSAFDQLTEKYGLEKIKTIGDAYMVVGGLPVSRPDHAEAIANMALDMKAYMQEVENIFGESLQIRIGINTGPVIAGVIGIKKFIYDLWGDAVNVASRMESHGKPGYIQVTDSTYLQLQNKYLLEPRGTIEVKGRGEMMTYWLFGRREEY; the protein is encoded by the coding sequence ATGCTCATTGTTCCATTTGTTGTCCAAACAGTTGGAGCAGTGGCTGTTGTGGGTTATCTTTCCTATAGAAACGGTCAAAAAGCAGTAAATGATGTTGCGACTCAGTTGCGAAATGATATTAGCGAACGCATCAAAGAGAACCTAACTTATCTGGTTGCTATTCCCTTTCAATCCTTTGAAAACTATGATACAGCCCTGAACCAAAACCGCATCGATCTTAATAATGGGAGAGACGTAGAGCAGTTTCTCTGGGGACAACTCCCTGCCTTTCCCCTTGTTGCTGCCGCAGCTTTTGTTACCCCTAATCAGGAGTTTTTTGCGGGTGAACGGCAGGATGATGGCGAAATCGTCATCCGGACTTCGGAGGTAGAAAATAATCACACTTTGACGACCTATACCACCAGTCCCGAGGGGGAACGCCGGGAAATTATCAACGCCGGGAACCCTAACTTTGACCCTCGCAAACGCCCCTACTATCAAATTCCAGTCCAGCAAAAGCAAGCGGTTTGGGCAAAATTATATCCTCACATTACAGGTAAATATTTATACATTGCGGCGGGTAAACCCATATATACCCAGACTGGAGATCTCCAAGGAGTGTGGATGACCAGCTTAAATCTGGTAATGTTTGGGGATTTTTTAAGTAATCTCAAAATCGGTAAAACTGGGCAAAGTTTTATTCTGGAACGTTCTGGAGAAATGCTTGCCACCTCTACTGGGGAAAAGCCCTTTCAATATTACCCAGACAAGGTTGTTCAACTGCCCGAGCAACGAATTGAACGGCTTAACGTTGTCAATAGTAGCAATGCCCTCACCCAAAAAGCGAGTCTAGCTTTGCTAGAGCAGTTTCGGGATTTTCAAAATATCCAAGCCTCTCATCAACTGAAACTTACCGTCGATGGGAAAAATTATTTCGTCCAAGTCGATCCTTTTCGAGATGGTAAAGGTATTGATTGGTTGGTGGTGGTGACTATTCCAGAAGCAGACTTTATGAATCAAATTAATGCCAATAATCAGACTACAATTCTGCTTTGTTTAGCAACTTTGATTCTGGCAATTTTGTTGGGTATCCTAACCGCTCGCCGGATTATCCGTCCTGTGGAGCGGCTCACCACTGCTTCGGAAGCGATCGCCCAGGGCAATCTCAACCAACAAGTGGAGGTTAGTTCCATTGTTGAACTGGGCAAATTAGCCAATGTTTTTAACGGCATGACTCAACAACTGAAAGATTCTCTCAATGCCCTCCACTTGGCCAATGAAGAGTTGGAAGATAGAGTGGAACGAAGAACTGGAGAACTGCGCCTAGAAAAAGAAAAGTCAGAACAATTACTTTTGAATATTTTACCGGCGGAAATTGCCGATCGCCTCATGCGGACTAATGAATCCCCGGCTGAACATTTTGAAGAAGCCACGATTTTGTTTGCGGATATCGTAGGTTTTACTACTATCTCAGCCCGGATAGAACCGATGCAATTGGTAGCCGGTTTGAACCAAATTTTCTCGGCCTTCGATCAACTCACTGAAAAGTATGGTTTAGAGAAAATTAAAACCATTGGGGATGCCTATATGGTAGTGGGTGGTTTACCCGTTTCTCGACCGGATCATGCCGAAGCGATCGCCAACATGGCGTTGGATATGAAAGCCTATATGCAAGAGGTGGAGAATATTTTTGGGGAATCTCTCCAAATTCGGATCGGAATTAATACGGGTCCTGTAATTGCGGGAGTAATTGGGATTAAGAAATTTATCTATGACCTCTGGGGTGATGCGGTGAATGTCGCCTCAAGAATGGAATCCCACGGCAAACCGGGATACATTCAAGTCACTGATTCGACTTATCTCCAATTGCAGAATAAATACTTACTAGAGCCAAGGGGTACGATCGAGGTCAAGGGAAGAGGAGAAATGATGACCTATTGGCTTTTTGGTCGGCGCGAGGAATATTAG
- a CDS encoding transposase — MIKNESLKQWMRIVSTHMPSLTIPQVRGLATWSFGMVMTRNSSTTEVAKFIASINDENSNTVECRLKEWYKEKSAKKGKKRKELDVTSCFGPLLKWVISLFPSDITHLPIVLNASNIKDKFTALTINVLYKGCAIPVAWKIVKGGEKGSYEPIWESLFMSLQGIVPPTIQVIVSADQNLYADGLYELIKEVGWHPFLQINPQESFCIPGESNWKPLTTVVPQVETRWAGEVLCFKTNPIQATLLARWDEGYQDPWLILTDFSGIQEPGEGYGIRSIIEFGYRDLNSDGWLWQNTRMTDPNRADRHWLAMAVATLGMVSLGIPPEGKAPPSSSKPLSSNPVEPVDSTQVKRPRSMSCFAQGLLSICLFPLIPDPLPVHPLTLPLNTC; from the coding sequence TTGATAAAAAATGAATCACTTAAACAGTGGATGAGAATAGTCAGCACCCATATGCCATCCTTAACAATTCCTCAAGTAAGAGGATTAGCCACTTGGAGCTTTGGCATGGTCATGACTCGCAATTCGAGTACCACCGAAGTCGCAAAGTTCATTGCTTCTATCAATGATGAAAACTCTAATACAGTAGAGTGTCGTTTGAAAGAATGGTACAAAGAAAAAAGTGCTAAAAAAGGGAAAAAACGAAAAGAATTAGACGTGACTTCCTGTTTTGGCCCTTTATTAAAGTGGGTAATCAGCTTATTTCCCAGCGATATTACCCATCTACCCATTGTCTTGAATGCGAGTAACATCAAAGATAAATTTACCGCCTTGACAATTAATGTTCTCTACAAAGGCTGTGCAATTCCCGTGGCCTGGAAAATTGTCAAAGGAGGAGAAAAAGGCTCCTATGAACCTATCTGGGAGTCACTTTTTATGAGTTTGCAAGGAATTGTCCCCCCAACAATTCAGGTGATCGTCTCCGCCGATCAAAATCTTTATGCTGATGGGCTGTATGAGTTAATTAAGGAGGTCGGCTGGCATCCTTTTTTACAGATTAATCCTCAAGAGAGTTTTTGTATTCCTGGAGAATCTAATTGGAAACCTCTGACTACAGTTGTTCCCCAAGTAGAAACCCGTTGGGCTGGTGAAGTTTTATGTTTTAAAACTAATCCAATTCAGGCAACATTACTCGCTCGTTGGGATGAAGGGTATCAGGACCCTTGGCTAATTTTAACGGATTTTTCCGGGATTCAAGAACCGGGTGAAGGGTATGGAATCCGCTCGATTATTGAGTTCGGTTACCGAGATTTAAACAGTGATGGATGGTTATGGCAAAATACCCGCATGACTGACCCAAATCGGGCCGATAGACATTGGTTAGCGATGGCTGTTGCCACTTTAGGGATGGTGTCACTTGGGATTCCCCCGGAGGGTAAGGCCCCTCCAAGTTCATCAAAACCTCTCTCCTCTAACCCGGTGGAGCCAGTGGATTCGACTCAGGTGAAACGCCCCCGTTCAATGTCTTGTTTTGCTCAAGGTTTACTCTCTATTTGCTTGTTTCCTCTGATTCCCGACCCTTTACCTGTACATCCCCTGACTCTACCCCTCAATACTTGTTAA
- a CDS encoding adenylate/guanylate cyclase domain-containing protein has translation MPKKPKIPWSRYLPAAIIFGMGVGLSVIGFAVVWEWENRRRDYELNRNIDGLTGRLQQQLDADLEVIRTITDFFQASQIVDLNSFEQFVQRPLSNPSTVSLVAWVERVEDADRQDYEERMAMEGDKNFTITQSITPGRFLQRDRLAEYFPISYISPLQDHRNTPGFDLAANPSYQATLKRAAQMGKMVVSERLEWQLGSRSRLGFLAVHPVYENAVSTRITLENDPPPSSLEAVPPLRGFVVGWVEVDNLFPLAGARGNQFNLYLCDETPGTGTPENSRQPYPLLTLVESTELVTSNSATEAFALDVPSECPLKPLENQRDRVRAVMIANGNERAIRREIKVNGRIWAFYIWPTDEYQASRRHWRSWAVLIIGFLWTHIPVTYLLTSVSRTAEIEALALARAEQSDQLQQAFKQLEVEQAKSERLLLNVLPKAIAERLKEETQTIAESFPEVTVLFADLVGFTKLAARISPTELVQLLNEIFTIFDRLAEKHGLEKIKTIGDAYMVVGGLPVQRRNHASAIAEMALEMQTEILNFNRKCHESFAMRMGIHSGPAIAGVIGTHKFIYDLWGDTVNIASRMESHGIPGRIQVSSTTYALLQSSYCFECRGPIPIKGKGEMLVYLLTGRKQDGICQPLFDQPFQAEV, from the coding sequence GACGGTTTAACGGGTCGATTGCAGCAGCAACTCGACGCCGACTTGGAAGTCATTCGCACGATTACGGACTTCTTTCAAGCCTCCCAAATTGTGGATCTGAACTCCTTTGAGCAGTTCGTGCAGCGGCCCCTATCAAACCCTTCTACTGTATCTCTGGTGGCTTGGGTGGAGCGGGTGGAAGATGCCGATCGCCAGGATTATGAGGAGCGGATGGCGATGGAAGGGGACAAAAATTTTACGATTACCCAATCTATCACTCCAGGCCGTTTCCTTCAGCGCGATCGCCTTGCTGAATACTTTCCCATCTCCTATATTTCCCCCCTCCAGGACCACCGCAATACCCCTGGCTTTGATCTCGCCGCCAATCCCAGCTACCAAGCGACACTGAAACGAGCGGCACAGATGGGGAAAATGGTAGTCAGCGAGCGCCTAGAGTGGCAACTGGGTTCGCGATCGCGGCTGGGATTTTTAGCGGTTCATCCCGTTTACGAGAATGCTGTCTCCACGCGCATCACCCTCGAAAATGACCCCCCGCCCAGTAGTTTGGAAGCCGTACCACCCTTGCGCGGGTTTGTCGTGGGGTGGGTGGAGGTGGACAATCTATTTCCCCTCGCTGGAGCCAGAGGTAACCAGTTTAACTTGTACCTGTGCGATGAAACCCCCGGAACAGGCACTCCCGAAAATTCCCGTCAACCCTATCCGTTACTAACTTTAGTTGAATCCACGGAACTGGTCACCTCCAATAGTGCCACGGAAGCGTTTGCGCTGGATGTGCCATCGGAATGTCCCCTCAAACCTCTGGAGAATCAGCGCGATCGCGTTCGTGCGGTTATGATTGCCAACGGGAACGAACGTGCGATCCGGCGAGAAATCAAGGTCAATGGACGGATTTGGGCTTTCTATATCTGGCCCACCGATGAATATCAGGCATCGCGCAGGCATTGGCGTTCTTGGGCGGTGCTGATTATTGGCTTTTTGTGGACACATATTCCGGTCACCTATTTGCTGACTTCCGTCTCTCGGACCGCTGAAATTGAAGCCCTAGCCTTAGCCCGTGCGGAACAATCTGACCAGTTGCAGCAAGCGTTTAAGCAATTAGAGGTGGAACAAGCCAAGTCTGAGCGCCTGTTGCTGAACGTTTTGCCCAAGGCGATCGCCGAACGGCTCAAGGAGGAGACCCAAACCATTGCCGAGAGTTTTCCGGAAGTGACGGTCTTATTTGCTGATCTAGTTGGCTTTACTAAGTTAGCAGCACGGATTTCCCCCACGGAATTGGTACAACTGCTCAATGAAATTTTTACCATATTTGACCGACTCGCGGAAAAACACGGGTTGGAGAAAATTAAGACGATTGGGGATGCCTATATGGTAGTGGGGGGTCTGCCCGTGCAGCGCCGCAATCATGCTTCTGCGATCGCGGAAATGGCCCTAGAGATGCAAACGGAAATCCTGAATTTTAATCGGAAATGTCACGAATCTTTTGCGATGCGGATGGGCATTCATTCTGGACCGGCGATCGCTGGGGTGATCGGAACTCACAAGTTTATCTACGATCTCTGGGGCGATACGGTGAACATTGCCTCTCGCATGGAATCTCACGGGATTCCCGGACGCATTCAGGTCTCTAGTACCACCTACGCCCTTTTACAGTCTAGCTACTGTTTCGAGTGCCGAGGCCCTATCCCTATCAAAGGCAAAGGGGAAATGCTCGTCTATCTACTTACGGGCAGAAAACAAGACGGCATTTGCCAGCCCCTCTTTGATCAGCCCTTCCAGGCAGAGGTTTGA